The DNA sequence ATCAGCAAAGACCAGGCTCACACGAAACGCTTTGCCCAGGTTCTCCGCCGCGAACTTGGGTAAACTTTTCTCTGTCTCGTACTCCTGCTCCGCCATGATGATCACGAGGTGCGGTCGATCATCTTTCTTGAATACAAATTCATCGCCCCCCAGAATCTGATCGCTGGTAATCGTGGGACAGATGAATTTTTCGATGTGCGAGATAATCAGATCGTTACCGGTAAAGTGACTCACGTAAGGCCAGCGCTGCGGGTTATACATCGTATCGGTCAGGTCCCGTACCAGCACCACGTTCTTCCCGTTCTGTGCCATCTGCCGCAATCCGAACGGACGACCGAGGACACACATGTTGGTATGCACGCCGGTCAGAATCACGTTCTTAATGCCACGGCTTCCCAGAATCCGCCAGACTTCATCCCCCTTATCGGAAATGAAATCTTTCTCACCATCGATGGTGATCAGCGGCGACTGCTTCTGCCAGGGGAGTGCCGGATTGCGGCCCAGCGACTTCAGCTTCGCGGCCCATGCTTTGTGCTCTTCCGGCTCATCATCCTCGCCCCCATCGGACTGATCAAGGGGATACACGGCCTGCTCTTCACTGGGAATCTTTGAGCACCAGTTTTCGATGCCCTCCGGTATCGGTCCATTGAACGTGACCTGCTGCGCCCGCTGACGCGCCGGGTGCCCTTCATAAGCCGGCATACAATCACTCGGGGCGTGAATGATGGTCACTCCCTGTGCGCGGGCCGTCTTGAGCAGTTGATCCAGCCGCGGTGCAAACTGTTCCAGTCGACGGACCGCATTCAGACAATGATGGTAGTCCCAGACATCGCAGACGATAATCGCGGTCTGCTCAGGATCCCAGCTCTCCTTATGTTCCAGTCGATGATAACGCCCGGAGCCCTTGCTGGTCTCGGACTGGGATCGCAGGTTCAACTGCAGATCCTCGGCAGACAGCAGACTGGTATAAGTCAACAACAGGCTCAGACAGACGGACAGTTTACAGAACAGCTTCACGTGATGTCTCCTGGTGGCAGGCGCATTGAGGGGAACAGGTTGAACCATCCCCGGTGGTATTCCGCAGAATCTCTATTCTAAAAAGCCACCGTAGCAGAACAAAAGTCCGAAAGCCAGAAACAAAAAAATCCAGCCTGAACCACACAGGGATTCAGACTGGATCAGATGTTCTCAGTAGACGATTGAGCGTTTAGCGACGCGACTCAGCGGAACGACGGTACCGCTGGACCGGAGCACTGTTCTGCAGGCTGTCCGGCGTTGATTTTTTAGCCGTCTGTGTGAAAGAGGAAGGCGGACGGAACATGGCATCTTCCGACTGAGCAGGGCTGGCTACCAGGTGAGTCTTACTGGCCCGGGGCAGGCTCCGGCTGATCCGCTCATCCCGCTGACGACGTACTGTATTACGGGGAGTTCCCGACAGGTTGGCCGCAGGCTGGAAGCGGGCCGAGGTCGGCTGAGGTTGATTACTGACTTCTCCCGACAGGTAAGAGACAAACTTGGAACTGGCCTTGTTGATGATCACAACCCGGCTGGCTGACTTGGGCTTGTTGAGCGGACGGATAATGCAGACCACTTCCGCTTCCCCTGCCTGATCCAATGCCGCCTGCAACTGTGACAGGTCCGGATTACCGGTTGTTGCCGAGGTCACCTGTTGACGCGGCTGGCTGTTCGTCGGCATCGCCCGGTTCAGGAACTCATCCAGCAGTTGCTGGTTGGGAGCTGCCTGGGCTGCAGGAGCAGCTTCCGACATGGCGAACTTGGTTTCCGGAGCGGACTCCTGAACGGCAGGCTGTTTGTAAAGGGCCGTCAGGTTGCTTTCATCGAGCAGTTTATGAACCACGGGCAGACCGGCATACAAACCACGGCGGTCTTCCTTATCAACGGCAAAGCAGACACCCACCAGTTGGCCGGAGCGGTTAAACAGTCCCCCGCCCGAACGTCCCTGCACGGGCATGCCCGTACATTCGATGTTGTCCGGTCCCAGGAAACGGTTGAGTTCGGTTACTTTGATTTTCTCCAGGGTCGGCAGTTCTCCACTGCTGCAACCCAGAGATGCTACGACGTCACCCGCTTTAACTTCATCTTCCAGCGGAGCCACTTTCGCAGCAGCCACGACGCCCGAAGTGGGAATCGAAATCAGTCCCACATCGGCTTCCAGGTTATAACGGACCAGGGTACCCACATAAGTATCGTACTTTTCGCCCTGGAAGACATCGACTTCAATTATGGAATCAGCCCTGATGTCGCTGAAGATATGACTGCAGGTCATGATCAGGGTTCGACCGACGGCACTGTGAATTACCGTCCCCGAACCGAGGTCCATTCCCTTTTTGTCTTTGACACGAATGCGAACCGTGCTGGCTCGCCAGTTGATGATTTCTTCCTGGGGAGCGGCTTCCGCGAACTGATCGTTGGCAGCATCGCCAAACTGGGCACGAATCACGGGCTCTTCGACAGGAACCGAATCATCTTCAGATTTGTTTTTACCAAAGAAAGGGAGATTGAATCCGCGCGATTTCTTTTCGGGCTGCTTCTGATCCTGTGCCAGCTGAATCGGGGCTTCTTCAGCCTGATTGCTGCGACGATCATTGGATGCGAAGACGACCGGGTTACGGGGCTGTGACCGTTCGGGCTGAGCAGGTTCCGCAGCAGGAATCCGGGCCAGCATCCGACGCAGGTTACTTTCCGTTGTGGCACCGACAGAACGAGCCACCTCTTTACCATCGACGACCAGCACAAAAGCGGGAATGCTGGAAACATTA is a window from the Gimesia benthica genome containing:
- a CDS encoding thioredoxin domain-containing protein, with protein sequence MRLLATSVFTFLMITGSALAAAPKGVLLDFTATWCGPCQKMSPLVSRLKREGYPIKKVDVDQEPELARRFNVSSIPAFVLVVDGKEVARSVGATTESNLRRMLARIPAAEPAQPERSQPRNPVVFASNDRRSNQAEEAPIQLAQDQKQPEKKSRGFNLPFFGKNKSEDDSVPVEEPVIRAQFGDAANDQFAEAAPQEEIINWRASTVRIRVKDKKGMDLGSGTVIHSAVGRTLIMTCSHIFSDIRADSIIEVDVFQGEKYDTYVGTLVRYNLEADVGLISIPTSGVVAAAKVAPLEDEVKAGDVVASLGCSSGELPTLEKIKVTELNRFLGPDNIECTGMPVQGRSGGGLFNRSGQLVGVCFAVDKEDRRGLYAGLPVVHKLLDESNLTALYKQPAVQESAPETKFAMSEAAPAAQAAPNQQLLDEFLNRAMPTNSQPRQQVTSATTGNPDLSQLQAALDQAGEAEVVCIIRPLNKPKSASRVVIINKASSKFVSYLSGEVSNQPQPTSARFQPAANLSGTPRNTVRRQRDERISRSLPRASKTHLVASPAQSEDAMFRPPSSFTQTAKKSTPDSLQNSAPVQRYRRSAESRR